A portion of the Drosophila innubila isolate TH190305 chromosome 3L unlocalized genomic scaffold, UK_Dinn_1.0 0_D_3L, whole genome shotgun sequence genome contains these proteins:
- the LOC117786236 gene encoding peptidoglycan-recognition protein LA isoform X3, with product MKLLLKVHGERTARNRRTPERTYRAASATRINSSNNPSNSKSNSSKKQKSMRLTRNTILLMLLLLLVLITAIVIVFVELNRTHVGELALANKSIYFGNTYEDGTFPNLGNGHLVIERVQWGTSETPIKLKRPLHRPVPYVLITHIGVQSVPCYNLYKCSIKMRTIQDAAIAEKNLPDIQSNFYVSDEGNIYVGRGWDWANTYANQTLAITFMGDYDRYIPSSKQLEGVQYLLAHAVANHKLDFNYKLVAQNQTKTSRSPGINVYREISKWRHFYPCDKKLGPRCGMELGMTDAAWNSNQ from the exons ATGAAGCTGCTACTCAAAGTGCACGGCGAGCGAACAGCGCGAAATCGTCGAACACCTGAACGCACCTACAGAGCAGCATCCGCAACaa GAATCAACAGCAGTAACAATCCGAGTAACAGTAAGagtaacagcagcaaaaagcaGAAATCGATGCGTTTGACACGAAATACGATTTtactgatgctgctgctgcttttggtgCTGATAACGGCGATTGTGATTGTGTTTGTGGAGCTGAATCGCACACATGTCGGCGAACTGGCATTGGCCAATAAATCCATCTACTTTGGCAACACCTACGAGGATGGCACGT TTCCAAATTTAGGAAATGGTCATCTCGTTATCGAGCGTGTACAATGGGGCACCTCCGAAACACCCATAAAGCTAAAAAGACCGTTACATCGGCCAGTTCCCTATGTGCTCATCACACACATTGGAGTGCAGTCTGTGCCATGCTACAATCTCTACAAATGCTCCATCAAAATGAGAACGATACAGGATGCGGCAATTGCCGAGAAGAATCTACCCGATATACAGTCCAATTTTTAT GTTTCCGATGAGGGCAACATTTATGTGGGACGTGGCTGGGACTGGGCCAACACGTATGCCAATCAAACACTGGCCATTACTTTTATGGGCGACTATGACCGATATATTCCATCAAGCAAACAGCTTGAGGGTGTTCAATACCTTCTTGCCCATGCGGTGGCCAATCACAAATTGGATTTCAACTACAAGCTGGTCGCCCAAAATCAG ACGAAAACATCGAGAAGCCCTGGCATCAATGTGTATCGTGAGATAAGTAAATGGCGCCATTTTTATCCCTGCGATAAAAAACTGGGACCCAGATGTGGCATGGAACTGGGCATGACGGATGCCGCCTGGAATAGTAACCAGTAA
- the LOC117786236 gene encoding peptidoglycan-recognition protein LA isoform X1 encodes MHDQQDQNLGVASLFPSRQGSARRNLSNHSNMTMPQNIFTNPAIQPSSVINLSNSTDVVIGPMTQYQGPVSIYYMDASMQTAAGEWPQGINSSNNPSNSKSNSSKKQKSMRLTRNTILLMLLLLLVLITAIVIVFVELNRTHVGELALANKSIYFGNTYEDGTFPNLGNGHLVIERVQWGTSETPIKLKRPLHRPVPYVLITHIGVQSVPCYNLYKCSIKMRTIQDAAIAEKNLPDIQSNFYVSDEGNIYVGRGWDWANTYANQTLAITFMGDYDRYIPSSKQLEGVQYLLAHAVANHKLDFNYKLVAQNQTKTSRSPGINVYREISKWRHFYPCDKKLGPRCGMELGMTDAAWNSNQ; translated from the exons ATGCATGATCAGCAGGATCAAAACTTGGGCGTCGCCTCACTGTTTCCGTCTCGTCAGGGATCTGCCAGGCGAAACCTCAGCAATCATTCGAACATGACAATGCCGCAGAATATATTCACAAACCCGGCAATACAGCCATCGAGCGTGATTAATCTGTCGAATTCGACGGACGTGGTCATTGGCCCCATGACGCAGTATCAGGGACCGGTTAGCATATACTACATGGATGCCAGCATGCAGACGGCGGCAGGTGAGTGGCCACAAG GAATCAACAGCAGTAACAATCCGAGTAACAGTAAGagtaacagcagcaaaaagcaGAAATCGATGCGTTTGACACGAAATACGATTTtactgatgctgctgctgcttttggtgCTGATAACGGCGATTGTGATTGTGTTTGTGGAGCTGAATCGCACACATGTCGGCGAACTGGCATTGGCCAATAAATCCATCTACTTTGGCAACACCTACGAGGATGGCACGT TTCCAAATTTAGGAAATGGTCATCTCGTTATCGAGCGTGTACAATGGGGCACCTCCGAAACACCCATAAAGCTAAAAAGACCGTTACATCGGCCAGTTCCCTATGTGCTCATCACACACATTGGAGTGCAGTCTGTGCCATGCTACAATCTCTACAAATGCTCCATCAAAATGAGAACGATACAGGATGCGGCAATTGCCGAGAAGAATCTACCCGATATACAGTCCAATTTTTAT GTTTCCGATGAGGGCAACATTTATGTGGGACGTGGCTGGGACTGGGCCAACACGTATGCCAATCAAACACTGGCCATTACTTTTATGGGCGACTATGACCGATATATTCCATCAAGCAAACAGCTTGAGGGTGTTCAATACCTTCTTGCCCATGCGGTGGCCAATCACAAATTGGATTTCAACTACAAGCTGGTCGCCCAAAATCAG ACGAAAACATCGAGAAGCCCTGGCATCAATGTGTATCGTGAGATAAGTAAATGGCGCCATTTTTATCCCTGCGATAAAAAACTGGGACCCAGATGTGGCATGGAACTGGGCATGACGGATGCCGCCTGGAATAGTAACCAGTAA
- the LOC117786236 gene encoding peptidoglycan-recognition protein LA isoform X2 has protein sequence MHDQQDQNLGVASLFPSRQGSARRNLSNHSNMTMPQNIFTNPAIQPSSVINLSNSTDVVIGPMTQYQGPVSIYYMDASMQTAAGINSSNNPSNSKSNSSKKQKSMRLTRNTILLMLLLLLVLITAIVIVFVELNRTHVGELALANKSIYFGNTYEDGTFPNLGNGHLVIERVQWGTSETPIKLKRPLHRPVPYVLITHIGVQSVPCYNLYKCSIKMRTIQDAAIAEKNLPDIQSNFYVSDEGNIYVGRGWDWANTYANQTLAITFMGDYDRYIPSSKQLEGVQYLLAHAVANHKLDFNYKLVAQNQTKTSRSPGINVYREISKWRHFYPCDKKLGPRCGMELGMTDAAWNSNQ, from the exons ATGCATGATCAGCAGGATCAAAACTTGGGCGTCGCCTCACTGTTTCCGTCTCGTCAGGGATCTGCCAGGCGAAACCTCAGCAATCATTCGAACATGACAATGCCGCAGAATATATTCACAAACCCGGCAATACAGCCATCGAGCGTGATTAATCTGTCGAATTCGACGGACGTGGTCATTGGCCCCATGACGCAGTATCAGGGACCGGTTAGCATATACTACATGGATGCCAGCATGCAGACGGCGGCAG GAATCAACAGCAGTAACAATCCGAGTAACAGTAAGagtaacagcagcaaaaagcaGAAATCGATGCGTTTGACACGAAATACGATTTtactgatgctgctgctgcttttggtgCTGATAACGGCGATTGTGATTGTGTTTGTGGAGCTGAATCGCACACATGTCGGCGAACTGGCATTGGCCAATAAATCCATCTACTTTGGCAACACCTACGAGGATGGCACGT TTCCAAATTTAGGAAATGGTCATCTCGTTATCGAGCGTGTACAATGGGGCACCTCCGAAACACCCATAAAGCTAAAAAGACCGTTACATCGGCCAGTTCCCTATGTGCTCATCACACACATTGGAGTGCAGTCTGTGCCATGCTACAATCTCTACAAATGCTCCATCAAAATGAGAACGATACAGGATGCGGCAATTGCCGAGAAGAATCTACCCGATATACAGTCCAATTTTTAT GTTTCCGATGAGGGCAACATTTATGTGGGACGTGGCTGGGACTGGGCCAACACGTATGCCAATCAAACACTGGCCATTACTTTTATGGGCGACTATGACCGATATATTCCATCAAGCAAACAGCTTGAGGGTGTTCAATACCTTCTTGCCCATGCGGTGGCCAATCACAAATTGGATTTCAACTACAAGCTGGTCGCCCAAAATCAG ACGAAAACATCGAGAAGCCCTGGCATCAATGTGTATCGTGAGATAAGTAAATGGCGCCATTTTTATCCCTGCGATAAAAAACTGGGACCCAGATGTGGCATGGAACTGGGCATGACGGATGCCGCCTGGAATAGTAACCAGTAA